One genomic region from Cellulomonas fengjieae encodes:
- a CDS encoding nuclear transport factor 2 family protein, translating into MTLPDPLSFSAAWVAAWNAHDVEAVLAHFHEDVVFTSPTAARLVPGSDGVVRGKAELRRYWTEGLRLLPGLHFTVERVFAGIDVLVIGYRNQSGGLVDEVLRFADGLVVEGHGTYLVADD; encoded by the coding sequence ATGACGCTTCCCGACCCCCTGTCCTTCAGCGCGGCCTGGGTGGCCGCGTGGAACGCCCACGACGTCGAGGCCGTCCTGGCCCACTTCCACGAGGACGTCGTGTTCACGTCGCCGACGGCCGCGCGCCTGGTCCCGGGCAGCGACGGCGTGGTCCGCGGGAAGGCCGAGCTGCGCCGCTACTGGACCGAGGGCCTGCGCCTGCTCCCGGGGCTGCACTTCACCGTGGAACGGGTGTTCGCGGGGATCGACGTGCTGGTCATCGGGTACCGCAACCAGTCCGGCGGGCTGGTCGACGAGGTCCTCCGGTTCGCGGACGGGCTCGTCGTCGAGGGGCACGGTACGTACCTGGTCGCGGACGACTGA
- a CDS encoding helix-turn-helix transcriptional regulator: protein MVVPRATVRPPGIVGRDLELQRVEAFAAEVGAPARSLVLVGEAGIGKTTLWEHGVARCRAAHAQVLVTRPSEDDRDSPAQGLHDLFDRHPAYPDLARVRPVVERSRWVLDQLRTLAAHGPVVVAVDDLPWLDDITRRTLRFALRRLGDEPVSLLATARTWSPERLAAPAPGLDGVELLDLPRLEAGSLRRIVTAAAPTLSLPVAAQVGDLAHGNPFFALELARAYRLGTTVTPDGSPLAVLGHRVARLPAGTLRLVRLLALAGPSPLRVLAAAGDLDNIDDAVRPGLEADVVALERDDVLRFTHPLIATAVLAGMHALDRRALHAALARAVTEPDARAVHLAGAAEGVDAAAADEIEAAALRLARRGAPRVAADLLADSVRLTAPGDAEACVRRTVAEMMQRATAGDLPTAVGIADALLARLDPGPLRAAVVTGRVVLEFTNAEAILRAALDDVPGDESDDTARLRGRLLALLGWLLAIHLGRVEEGLGHAQAALDIGRSLDDAVLVAQAASAVSTASLLLGRPADGLIDEAVARGAEVVQSQLALWPRVLRGRQQLWDGYLGPARADLEQMHRTAMSNGAEFQRSYRLSDLALVALAAGDLASAAQHVEDGTEAALDCGDERAMAWLAYPAGLLAALRGCDTARAHADRLDSWAGRVGERPRHAMAGHVRGVLATAHGRWSDALEELLRALSALDSLGYAHPGAVPVLPQAIHAACQAGDADSVEHLRDRLHRQSAALRSPWADAGLLAATGQLMLLRDDPASLDTLGRAHDRLADLGYRLDAARVGAFVLAAALRTGRRQVVRDLGGRCLATFEAAGVRGWDDVVRAHLDRVRGASDDGLTPTEAEIAALVADGLRNREIAVRMFVSESTVEAHLTRTYRKLGLRNRAELSRRVERSGVSAGVSPL from the coding sequence GTGGTGGTTCCCCGCGCGACCGTGCGCCCTCCGGGCATCGTCGGACGTGACCTCGAGCTGCAGCGGGTCGAGGCGTTCGCCGCCGAGGTGGGCGCGCCGGCCCGCTCCCTCGTCCTGGTCGGCGAGGCGGGGATCGGCAAGACGACGCTGTGGGAGCACGGGGTCGCGCGCTGCCGGGCCGCGCACGCGCAGGTGCTCGTCACGCGCCCGAGCGAGGACGACAGGGACAGCCCCGCGCAGGGCCTGCACGACCTCTTCGACCGGCACCCGGCGTACCCCGACCTGGCCCGGGTCCGGCCGGTCGTCGAGCGGTCGCGATGGGTGCTCGACCAGCTGCGGACGCTCGCGGCCCACGGCCCCGTGGTGGTTGCGGTGGACGACCTGCCGTGGCTCGACGACATCACGCGGCGGACGCTGCGCTTCGCCCTGCGCCGGCTCGGCGACGAGCCCGTGAGCCTCCTGGCGACGGCTCGGACCTGGAGCCCCGAGCGGCTCGCGGCTCCGGCGCCTGGCCTCGACGGCGTCGAGCTGCTCGACCTCCCCCGCCTGGAGGCGGGCAGCCTGCGCCGCATCGTCACCGCCGCGGCGCCCACGCTGAGCCTCCCCGTGGCCGCGCAGGTCGGGGACCTGGCGCACGGCAACCCGTTCTTCGCGCTCGAGCTCGCCCGCGCCTATCGGCTCGGCACCACCGTCACGCCCGACGGCTCGCCGCTGGCCGTGCTGGGCCACCGCGTCGCGCGGCTGCCGGCAGGCACCCTGCGCCTGGTGCGGCTGCTCGCGCTCGCGGGTCCGTCACCCCTGCGGGTCCTGGCCGCGGCGGGCGACCTCGACAACATCGACGACGCCGTCCGGCCGGGGCTCGAGGCCGACGTCGTGGCCCTCGAACGCGACGACGTCCTGCGGTTCACGCACCCCCTGATCGCGACCGCGGTGCTCGCCGGCATGCACGCGCTCGACCGCCGCGCGCTGCACGCGGCCCTGGCGCGAGCGGTCACCGAGCCCGACGCCAGGGCGGTGCACCTGGCGGGCGCGGCGGAGGGCGTCGACGCCGCCGCCGCGGACGAGATCGAGGCCGCCGCCCTGCGCCTGGCGCGCCGGGGTGCGCCCCGCGTGGCCGCCGACCTGCTCGCCGACAGCGTGCGCCTGACCGCACCGGGCGATGCCGAGGCGTGTGTCCGGCGGACCGTCGCCGAGATGATGCAGCGCGCCACGGCCGGCGACCTGCCGACCGCGGTCGGGATCGCGGACGCGCTCCTGGCCCGGCTCGATCCCGGACCGCTGCGTGCCGCCGTGGTCACCGGCCGCGTGGTGCTCGAGTTCACGAACGCGGAGGCCATCCTGCGCGCGGCGCTGGACGACGTGCCCGGCGACGAATCCGACGACACCGCGCGGCTGCGCGGCCGGCTGCTCGCCCTGCTCGGCTGGCTCCTGGCCATCCACCTCGGCCGCGTCGAGGAAGGGCTGGGGCACGCGCAGGCCGCGCTCGACATCGGCAGGTCGCTCGACGACGCGGTCCTCGTCGCGCAGGCGGCCTCGGCCGTGTCGACCGCCTCACTGCTGCTCGGCCGCCCGGCGGACGGGCTGATCGACGAGGCCGTGGCCCGCGGCGCGGAGGTCGTCCAGTCCCAGCTCGCGCTGTGGCCGCGGGTCCTGCGCGGCCGCCAGCAGCTGTGGGACGGGTACCTCGGTCCCGCGCGCGCCGACCTCGAGCAGATGCACCGCACGGCGATGAGCAACGGCGCCGAGTTCCAGCGCTCGTACCGGCTGTCGGACCTCGCGCTGGTGGCGCTGGCCGCGGGCGACCTGGCGTCCGCGGCACAGCACGTCGAGGACGGCACCGAGGCGGCGCTGGACTGCGGCGACGAGCGTGCGATGGCCTGGCTGGCGTATCCGGCCGGACTGCTCGCGGCGCTTCGCGGGTGCGACACGGCCAGGGCGCACGCCGACCGGCTGGACTCCTGGGCCGGGCGCGTGGGTGAACGACCCCGGCACGCCATGGCGGGGCACGTCCGCGGCGTGCTGGCGACCGCACACGGCCGCTGGTCGGACGCACTGGAGGAGCTGCTGCGCGCCCTGTCCGCCCTCGATTCCCTGGGTTACGCGCACCCGGGGGCCGTCCCGGTGCTGCCGCAGGCGATCCACGCGGCCTGCCAGGCGGGCGACGCCGACAGCGTGGAGCACCTGCGGGACCGGCTGCACCGGCAGAGCGCCGCTCTCCGGTCGCCGTGGGCCGACGCCGGCCTCCTGGCGGCGACGGGGCAGCTCATGCTGCTGCGCGACGACCCGGCCTCGCTCGACACCCTCGGCCGGGCGCACGACCGCCTGGCCGACCTCGGCTACCGCCTCGACGCCGCACGCGTCGGCGCGTTCGTGCTGGCTGCCGCACTGCGGACCGGCCGGCGCCAGGTGGTCCGTGACCTGGGCGGACGCTGCCTCGCGACGTTCGAGGCGGCCGGGGTGCGCGGGTGGGACGACGTGGTGCGCGCACACCTCGACCGGGTGCGCGGGGCGTCGGACGACGGGCTGACCCCGACGGAGGCGGAGATCGCCGCTCTCGTCGCAGACGGGCTGCGCAACCGTGAGATCGCGGTGCGGATGTTCGTCAGCGAGTCGACGGTCGAGGCCCACCTGACCCGGACCTACCGCAAGCTCGGCCTGCGCAACCGTGCCGAGCTCTCCCGCCGCGTGGAACGTTCTGGGGTGTCCGCAGGGGTTTCCCCGCTGTAG
- a CDS encoding serine/threonine-protein kinase, with protein MLEHAGAPRPDTAASQEPRVLGERYRLEAVLGRGGMATVHRAHDLLLGRDVAVKVFPAVHDGADDLARNRAEISVLATLSHPALVTLHDAGTVHGADGSQQVYLVMELVEGSTLAERLRGGALGAEQAALVGRDVAEALAVVHARGIIHRDIKPANILLTRADALDGGRGARPVVKLADFGIARLAGAARLTMTGMTLGTMSYLSPEQATGGPLAPASDVYGLGLVLLECATGRPAFSGTMAEVTSARLVSSPAIPDDLDPRLGDLLSRMTRLAPEDRPSAGDVAQDLAAILDAPSGATLALPTVPLAVGPAVGPEPASATRWRRVRSARVGLVTGAAVLLAVGALLVGQVAAGGGAPPEPPSYPAVEGTLGESLIQLQESVAP; from the coding sequence ATGCTGGAACACGCGGGCGCGCCCCGCCCGGACACGGCGGCCTCGCAGGAGCCGCGGGTCCTGGGCGAGCGGTACCGGCTCGAGGCGGTCCTCGGCCGCGGCGGCATGGCCACCGTGCACCGCGCGCACGACCTCCTGCTCGGCCGTGACGTGGCCGTCAAGGTCTTTCCCGCCGTGCACGACGGCGCCGACGACCTGGCGCGCAACCGGGCCGAGATCAGCGTGCTCGCCACCCTCAGCCACCCCGCCCTGGTCACCCTGCACGACGCCGGGACGGTGCACGGCGCCGACGGCTCGCAGCAGGTCTACCTCGTCATGGAGCTGGTGGAGGGGTCCACACTGGCCGAGCGGCTCCGCGGCGGCGCGCTCGGTGCCGAGCAGGCCGCCCTGGTCGGCCGGGACGTCGCCGAGGCGCTCGCGGTCGTCCACGCGCGCGGCATCATCCACCGCGACATCAAGCCGGCGAACATCCTGCTGACGCGCGCCGACGCACTCGACGGAGGCCGCGGCGCGAGGCCGGTCGTGAAGCTGGCCGACTTCGGCATCGCCCGGCTGGCGGGTGCCGCCCGGCTCACGATGACCGGCATGACGCTCGGCACCATGAGCTACCTGAGTCCGGAGCAGGCCACCGGTGGCCCGCTTGCACCCGCGAGCGACGTCTACGGGCTCGGCCTCGTCCTCCTGGAGTGCGCGACGGGCCGTCCGGCGTTCTCGGGCACGATGGCCGAGGTCACCTCGGCGCGGCTCGTCTCGTCCCCGGCCATCCCCGACGACCTGGACCCACGGCTCGGTGACCTGCTGTCCCGGATGACGCGCCTGGCGCCCGAGGACAGGCCGAGCGCGGGTGACGTCGCCCAGGACCTGGCGGCGATCCTCGACGCCCCGTCCGGGGCGACGCTCGCGCTGCCGACCGTCCCCCTCGCCGTCGGCCCGGCTGTCGGCCCGGAGCCCGCGAGCGCGACCCGGTGGCGCCGCGTGCGGTCCGCCCGCGTCGGGCTCGTCACCGGTGCCGCGGTGCTGCTGGCCGTCGGTGCCCTGCTCGTCGGGCAGGTCGCCGCGGGTGGCGGCGCCCCGCCGGAACCGCCGTCGTACCCCGCGGTCGAGGGCACGCTGGGCGAGTCCCTGATCCAGCTGCAAGAGAGCGTCGCACCGTGA
- a CDS encoding glycoside hydrolase family 95 protein: MTSETTLRYDSPATAWTDALPLGNGRIGTMVFGGVARERLQVNDDTCWSGAPRARSAPDGPAALAAARDALDRDDVREAERQVQRLQGGFVQAYQPLVDLWLDQPDATADGYSRWLRLDEAVAGQSWSGGTQEAFVSRPAGVLVVHRTWSAGPGALDVRITSEHPLDGAAGEHGRWSATLRLPSDAPPDYVAGTRLARDPRPGTSLTAAVALEVRTDGVVTAGPDGPRLRDATWVTLVLASATDYVDATTPPHGDAYLLRATAAASVAAAAAREVSSLRDEHVADHARLFDRVTLDLGTSDTAGTPTDQRLAGPPDPGLAALAFHYGRYLMIAGSRPGTLPLTLQGIWNEAVRPPWSSNYTININTQMNYWPVLSANLAECHEPLVRWMGELAVAGSRTATELYGLRGWTAHHNSDAWAFAEPVGDGASDPAWSFWPLGGAWLARHLVDQHDFTGEALSARDRAVLVGAARFVLDWLVELPDGSLGTRPATSPENSFIAPDGAPAALSTSTTADLAIVRDLLENVLRLDGTDAEEITSALARLPGERVTADGRLAEWRDDVPEAEPEHRHQSHLFRVHPGTSVDPDQEPALARAALATLDARGPESTGWSLAWRLNLRARLRDAAGAQAMVDAFLRPVDEHAHGGGVYRNLFCAHPPFQIDGNFGLTAGVVELLLQSHRTVDGVRELQLLPTLPPAWPSGSVRGLRARGGVTVDLTWDEGVLVAARLVADRDVPVLLRAGGTTERVHLRAGEAWSLTR; this comes from the coding sequence GTGACCAGCGAGACGACCCTGCGCTACGACAGCCCGGCGACGGCATGGACGGACGCCCTCCCGCTGGGCAACGGGCGGATCGGCACGATGGTCTTCGGTGGCGTGGCGCGCGAGCGGTTGCAGGTCAACGACGACACCTGCTGGTCGGGTGCGCCGCGCGCCCGGTCGGCGCCGGACGGGCCGGCGGCGCTGGCCGCCGCACGCGACGCGCTCGACCGGGACGACGTCCGCGAGGCGGAGCGGCAGGTGCAGCGACTCCAGGGCGGCTTCGTGCAGGCCTACCAGCCGCTGGTCGACCTGTGGCTGGACCAGCCCGACGCCACCGCCGACGGCTACTCCCGGTGGCTCCGCCTCGACGAGGCCGTCGCCGGGCAGTCGTGGAGCGGGGGGACGCAGGAGGCGTTCGTCAGCCGTCCGGCGGGCGTCCTGGTGGTGCACCGCACCTGGAGCGCGGGCCCCGGTGCGCTCGACGTACGCATCACCTCGGAGCACCCGCTCGACGGCGCCGCAGGCGAGCACGGCCGCTGGTCCGCGACCCTGCGCCTGCCGTCGGACGCGCCGCCGGACTACGTCGCGGGCACGCGGCTGGCCCGCGACCCGCGCCCGGGTACGAGCCTGACGGCGGCGGTCGCCCTCGAGGTGCGCACCGATGGCGTCGTCACCGCCGGACCGGACGGGCCGCGGCTGCGGGACGCGACCTGGGTGACGCTGGTGCTGGCCAGCGCGACCGACTACGTCGACGCCACGACCCCGCCGCACGGCGACGCCTACCTGCTGCGCGCGACGGCGGCCGCGTCGGTCGCGGCCGCCGCGGCCCGGGAGGTGTCCAGCCTGCGCGACGAGCACGTCGCCGACCACGCGCGGCTCTTCGACCGCGTCACCCTGGACCTCGGCACGTCGGACACCGCCGGGACCCCCACCGACCAGCGGCTGGCCGGTCCGCCCGACCCCGGGCTCGCCGCGCTCGCGTTCCACTACGGGCGGTACCTGATGATCGCCGGGTCCCGCCCGGGGACGCTGCCGCTCACGCTCCAGGGCATCTGGAACGAGGCCGTCCGGCCGCCGTGGTCGTCCAACTACACGATCAACATCAACACGCAGATGAACTACTGGCCCGTCCTGAGCGCCAACCTCGCGGAGTGCCACGAGCCGCTGGTGCGCTGGATGGGAGAGCTGGCCGTGGCGGGCAGCCGCACCGCGACGGAGCTGTACGGCCTGCGCGGCTGGACCGCGCACCACAACTCCGACGCGTGGGCGTTCGCCGAGCCCGTGGGGGACGGCGCGAGCGACCCGGCCTGGAGCTTCTGGCCGCTCGGCGGTGCCTGGCTCGCGCGACACCTGGTCGACCAGCACGACTTCACCGGTGAGGCGCTGAGCGCGCGGGACCGGGCAGTGCTGGTCGGCGCCGCGCGGTTCGTCCTCGACTGGCTGGTGGAGCTCCCGGACGGGTCTCTGGGCACGCGCCCGGCCACCTCCCCGGAGAACTCGTTCATCGCGCCCGACGGCGCACCTGCCGCGCTGAGCACGTCCACCACGGCGGACCTGGCGATCGTCCGCGACCTGCTCGAGAACGTCCTGCGGCTGGACGGCACGGACGCCGAGGAGATCACGAGCGCTCTCGCGCGGCTGCCCGGGGAACGGGTGACCGCCGACGGGCGGCTCGCGGAGTGGCGCGACGACGTGCCCGAGGCCGAGCCCGAGCACCGGCACCAGAGCCACCTGTTCCGCGTCCACCCCGGCACGTCGGTCGACCCCGACCAGGAACCCGCGCTGGCCCGCGCCGCGCTCGCCACCCTGGACGCGCGCGGCCCCGAGTCCACCGGGTGGTCGCTGGCGTGGCGGCTCAACCTGCGTGCCCGGCTGCGCGATGCCGCGGGGGCGCAGGCCATGGTCGACGCGTTCCTGCGGCCGGTCGACGAGCACGCGCACGGCGGCGGGGTGTACCGGAACCTGTTCTGCGCCCATCCCCCGTTCCAGATCGACGGGAACTTCGGCCTCACGGCCGGCGTCGTCGAGCTCCTGCTGCAGTCGCACCGCACCGTCGACGGTGTGCGCGAGCTCCAGCTGCTGCCGACCCTGCCGCCGGCGTGGCCGTCCGGGTCGGTGCGCGGTCTGCGTGCCCGCGGCGGTGTGACGGTCGACCTCACGTGGGACGAGGGCGTGCTCGTCGCCGCGCGGCTCGTCGCCGACCGGGACGTCCCGGTCCTGCTTCGAGCCGGCGGCACGACCGAGCGCGTCCACCTCCGCGCCGGTGAGGCGTGGTCGCTCACCCGCTGA
- a CDS encoding DUF4349 domain-containing protein, with protein sequence MTPTTSRPRNVRTRAARLGVAGIIALSALLSACSAGDDGASADMQSESLPDSGAVGADEGGGDQGASAQAPEGSVAPAASTAGANRQVVQTGDVTMSVEDPRSAADAIVRLAEDAGGRIDDRVEQAQTETEIATAQLTLRLPAATVSSTLVALRDLGDVEKVNLAKKDVTEAAQDLDARIHAMELSVSRMTALLATATTHDDIVAAEDALTQRETALEQLRSQRAGIAEQVSLSTIRVALVGPDLPPYVEPAAPPTGPQSFVEGLVTGWGSLVDVVSGGAIVLGVLLPWLAFGGAVGALALAGVRWVRRRRGRTVVHPLAAGPVVEPTQPH encoded by the coding sequence ATGACGCCGACGACGAGCCGCCCACGCAACGTCCGCACGCGTGCCGCCCGACTGGGGGTTGCGGGGATCATCGCGCTGAGCGCCCTGCTCAGCGCCTGCAGCGCCGGCGACGACGGCGCGAGCGCCGACATGCAGTCCGAAAGCCTCCCGGACTCCGGTGCCGTCGGTGCCGACGAGGGCGGCGGCGACCAGGGGGCGAGCGCCCAGGCGCCCGAGGGCTCCGTCGCGCCGGCCGCGAGCACGGCCGGCGCCAACCGCCAGGTGGTGCAGACGGGCGACGTCACGATGTCGGTCGAGGACCCGCGGTCGGCTGCGGACGCCATCGTGCGGCTCGCGGAGGACGCCGGGGGCAGGATCGACGACCGCGTCGAGCAGGCACAGACCGAGACCGAGATCGCCACTGCGCAGCTGACGCTCCGGCTCCCCGCAGCGACCGTCTCCTCGACACTCGTCGCGCTGCGCGACCTCGGCGACGTCGAGAAGGTGAACCTGGCGAAGAAGGACGTGACCGAGGCCGCGCAGGACCTCGACGCCCGCATCCACGCCATGGAGCTCTCGGTGAGCCGCATGACGGCCCTGCTGGCCACGGCGACGACGCACGACGACATCGTCGCCGCGGAGGACGCCCTCACGCAGCGGGAGACCGCCCTGGAGCAGCTACGGTCCCAGCGGGCGGGCATCGCCGAGCAGGTCTCCCTGTCGACGATCCGGGTCGCCCTCGTCGGGCCGGACCTGCCGCCGTACGTCGAGCCGGCGGCCCCGCCCACCGGCCCGCAGTCGTTCGTCGAGGGTCTGGTCACCGGCTGGGGCTCGCTGGTCGACGTGGTCTCGGGGGGCGCCATCGTGCTGGGCGTCCTCCTGCCGTGGCTCGCGTTCGGGGGGGCCGTCGGGGCCCTGGCCCTGGCGGGGGTGCGCTGGGTCCGCCGCCGGCGCGGACGGACGGTCGTGCACCCGCTCGCGGCCGGACCGGTGGTGGAGCCGACCCAGCCGCACTGA
- a CDS encoding PspC domain-containing protein, whose protein sequence is MGAIHDGMARQGLVRPVEGRILAGVCAGLGRRFGINPLPARLLFVLGLLVLPGSQLIIYPILWILMPTERWAPSPTDAAPGQR, encoded by the coding sequence ATGGGCGCCATCCACGACGGCATGGCTCGGCAAGGCCTCGTCCGTCCGGTCGAGGGCCGGATCCTGGCCGGTGTGTGCGCCGGTCTGGGCCGCCGGTTCGGTATCAACCCGCTGCCCGCACGCCTGCTGTTCGTGCTCGGCCTGCTGGTCCTGCCGGGCAGCCAGCTGATCATCTACCCGATCCTGTGGATCCTCATGCCGACCGAGCGCTGGGCGCCGTCCCCCACGGACGCCGCACCCGGGCAGCGCTGA
- a CDS encoding rhamnogalacturonan lyase family protein yields the protein MTHPRRTVPWLMAATLATGVGVAVAQPATAAAGCRVDYTVTNQWTEGFGADVRITNVGDPVSTWSLTWSFGAGQTITQAWNAATSQSGAQVTARNVSYNGAIPTGGSTSFGFNGGWSGSNPVPTSFALNGTTCTGTTTPPVDPTTPPVDPTTPPVDPTTPPVEPPAGAWQAERLDRGLISVRSGSNNLVQWRLLGTEAAGTGFTVYRDGTRIAGPITNSTNYLDTGAAAGARYTVRAVVNGSEQAASASSLTFGNGYLDVPIQRPSADHVANDGSVGDLDGDGQLEIVLKWDPTNAKDNSQAGVTGNVFVDAYELDGTRLWRIDLGRNIRAGAHYTQFQVYDYDGDGKAEVAMKTADGTRSGTGQVIGNAGADHRNSDGYVLSGPEYFTVFSGPTGAVGATTSYVPARGTVSSWGDGYGNRVDRFLAGTAYLDGQRPSIIMARGYYTRAVVVAWDYRNGQLTRRWTFDSNDSGNSTYAGQGNHSLSVADVDQDGRQEILYGAAAIDDNGRGLWNARTGHGDAGHVGDLIPSRPGLEYYKVMESAGQPASWMADARTGQLLWSTPAAGDNGRGVSSDIWSGSPGAESWSSADSQLRNTAGQTVARKPSSANFLAWWDGDTSRELLDGTRIDKYGTGGDTRLLTGAGVRSNNGTKSTPVLSGDLWGDWREEVIWAKSDESGLRIYATPTPTTTRLWTLLHDQTYRVAIAWQNTAYNQPPHPGFFLGTPFTMPAQPVISTP from the coding sequence ATGACTCATCCCCGCAGGACCGTCCCGTGGCTCATGGCGGCCACCCTCGCCACCGGGGTCGGGGTGGCGGTCGCTCAGCCGGCGACCGCCGCGGCCGGCTGCCGGGTGGACTACACGGTCACCAACCAGTGGACCGAAGGATTCGGCGCGGACGTGCGGATCACCAACGTCGGTGACCCCGTCAGCACGTGGTCGCTCACGTGGTCGTTCGGTGCCGGGCAGACCATCACCCAGGCGTGGAACGCGGCCACCTCGCAGAGCGGTGCGCAGGTGACCGCTAGGAACGTGTCGTACAACGGCGCGATCCCCACGGGAGGCAGCACGTCGTTCGGCTTCAACGGAGGCTGGTCCGGGAGCAACCCTGTCCCGACGTCGTTCGCGCTGAACGGCACCACCTGCACCGGCACGACCACCCCACCGGTGGACCCCACCACTCCCCCGGTCGACCCCACCACGCCGCCCGTCGACCCGACCACACCGCCCGTCGAGCCGCCCGCCGGCGCGTGGCAGGCCGAGAGGCTCGACCGCGGCCTGATCAGCGTGCGGTCCGGCAGCAACAACCTGGTCCAGTGGCGCCTCCTGGGCACGGAGGCGGCCGGCACCGGCTTCACCGTCTACCGGGACGGCACCAGGATCGCCGGCCCGATCACGAACTCGACCAACTACCTGGACACCGGCGCCGCCGCGGGGGCCCGGTACACCGTGCGGGCCGTCGTGAACGGGTCGGAGCAGGCGGCGTCGGCGAGCTCGCTGACGTTCGGCAACGGCTACCTCGACGTGCCGATCCAGCGACCCAGCGCGGACCACGTCGCCAACGACGGCAGCGTCGGCGACCTGGACGGGGACGGCCAGCTCGAGATCGTCCTGAAGTGGGACCCGACCAACGCCAAGGACAACTCCCAGGCGGGCGTCACGGGCAACGTGTTCGTCGACGCCTACGAGCTCGACGGCACCCGGCTGTGGCGCATCGACCTGGGCCGCAACATCCGCGCGGGTGCGCACTACACCCAGTTCCAGGTCTACGACTACGACGGTGACGGCAAGGCCGAGGTCGCCATGAAGACGGCCGACGGCACCCGCTCGGGCACCGGGCAGGTGATCGGCAACGCCGGTGCCGACCACCGCAACTCCGACGGGTACGTGCTGTCGGGTCCGGAGTACTTCACGGTGTTCTCCGGTCCGACCGGTGCCGTGGGGGCGACGACGAGCTACGTCCCCGCGCGCGGGACGGTGTCCAGCTGGGGTGACGGCTACGGCAACCGCGTCGACCGGTTCCTGGCCGGCACCGCCTACCTGGACGGGCAGCGGCCGTCGATCATCATGGCCCGCGGCTACTACACCCGCGCCGTGGTCGTGGCGTGGGACTACCGCAACGGTCAGCTCACCCGCCGCTGGACCTTCGACTCCAACGACTCCGGCAACAGCACGTACGCGGGCCAGGGGAACCACTCCCTGTCGGTCGCGGACGTCGACCAGGACGGCAGGCAGGAGATCCTCTACGGCGCCGCCGCCATCGACGACAACGGCCGCGGCCTGTGGAACGCGCGCACGGGTCATGGCGACGCCGGCCACGTCGGTGACCTCATCCCGAGCCGCCCCGGCCTCGAGTACTACAAGGTGATGGAGAGCGCCGGCCAGCCGGCGTCCTGGATGGCCGACGCCCGCACCGGCCAGCTCCTGTGGAGCACGCCGGCGGCCGGTGACAACGGCCGCGGGGTGTCGAGCGACATCTGGTCGGGCAGCCCCGGCGCGGAGTCGTGGTCGTCCGCGGACTCCCAGCTGCGCAACACGGCGGGCCAGACGGTCGCCCGCAAGCCCAGCTCGGCCAACTTCCTGGCCTGGTGGGACGGCGACACCTCCCGCGAGCTGCTCGACGGGACCCGCATCGACAAGTACGGCACCGGCGGCGACACCCGGCTGCTGACCGGCGCCGGGGTCCGGTCGAACAACGGCACCAAGTCCACGCCGGTGCTCTCGGGCGACCTGTGGGGCGACTGGCGCGAGGAGGTCATCTGGGCCAAGTCCGACGAGTCGGGGCTGCGGATCTACGCGACGCCGACGCCGACGACCACGCGGCTGTGGACCCTGCTGCACGACCAGACCTACCGGGTGGCGATCGCCTGGCAGAACACGGCGTACAACCAGCCGCCGCACCCCGGTTTCTTCCTGGGCACGCCGTTCACGATGCCGGCGCAGCCGGTCATCTCGACGCCCTGA
- a CDS encoding NAD(P)-dependent oxidoreductase: MKVLVVGATGGSGRAAVAELVARGHDVTALSRHASTLPDVRGVDGDATDAALVDALVQGQDAVVVALGISESAVRVRLRGPSGTPLDIRSRGTRTVLAAMRRHGVRRVVVQTSYGTGPSSQGLPLATRLMFGLLLRPQIADTERQGAELRASGLDWVEVQPVNLTDEPWSGPPATATDGQVASMRVSRAQVGWVLAQAVQDQDLVRRTVAVSAGAPVPTAVSG, from the coding sequence ATGAAGGTTCTCGTCGTCGGGGCGACGGGCGGCTCCGGCCGTGCCGCCGTCGCCGAGCTGGTCGCGCGCGGGCACGACGTCACCGCGCTGTCGCGGCATGCGTCCACGTTGCCCGACGTCCGCGGCGTCGACGGAGACGCGACGGACGCCGCACTGGTGGACGCGCTCGTCCAGGGGCAGGACGCGGTGGTGGTCGCGCTCGGCATCAGCGAGAGCGCCGTCCGGGTGCGCCTGCGCGGGCCGTCGGGCACCCCGCTCGACATCCGTTCGCGGGGCACGCGGACGGTGCTGGCGGCCATGCGCCGCCACGGCGTGCGGCGCGTGGTGGTGCAGACGTCCTACGGCACCGGCCCCAGCAGCCAGGGGCTGCCGCTGGCCACGCGGCTCATGTTCGGGCTGCTGCTGCGCCCGCAGATCGCCGACACCGAGCGGCAGGGTGCCGAGCTGCGGGCCAGCGGGCTGGACTGGGTCGAGGTGCAGCCCGTCAACCTCACCGACGAGCCCTGGTCGGGTCCGCCGGCCACGGCGACCGACGGGCAGGTCGCGAGCATGCGGGTGTCCCGTGCGCAGGTCGGCTGGGTCCTCGCCCAAGCCGTCCAGGACCAGGACCTCGTGCGGCGGACGGTGGCCGTGTCGGCCGGTGCGCCCGTGCCCACCGCCGTCAGCGGGTGA